TTCCCAAAAAATGGCGACGTCTCTCTCCGAGCCTGTGGGCTTGTATTCCCCTTGCAGCTCTGATTGTTGCCCTCTGGAGTACGGCAGCCTCAGCTCAGGAACAAGAGCTGACCCCAGAATACGTTCAGGGGGTTTTGAATACCATTTGGATTGTGGTTGCTTCCATTCTGGTTATTTTCATGAACGCCGGTTTCGGCATGCTGGAAACTGGGTTCTGCCGCCAGAAAAATGCCGTTAACATCCTCTCGAAAAACTTGATTGTGTTTGCCCTGGCGACCCTGATTTATTGGGCTGTGGGCTTTTCCTTCATGTACGGCCAGGGAGGCGGCTTTATCGGCGGTGGCGGCTGGTTTCTCAGCAGTGGCGATCCAGCAACCTATGGTTTGGCACCCTTCCCAGAAGGATTGCCCATTCCCGTTTCCTTCCTGTTCCAGGTAGCGTTCGCTGCAACGGCAGCAACCATCGTTTCTGGTGCGGTCGCCGAACGGGTTCGGTTTTCTGCATTTATTGTTTTCAGTCTGCTGTTGGTAGGGATTTCCTATGCTATTACCGGTCATTGGACCTGGGGTGGCGGCTGGCTGAACAACGTTGGCGGTGGCTTCCAAGATTTTGCCGGTTCTACCATTGTCCACTCCGTCGGTGGCTGGGCAGCTTTGATGGGTGCCTATTGGATTGGACCGAGAACGGGCAAATACGAAGATGGCAGGCCGCAAGCCATTCCGGGGCACAACATGAGCTTGGCAACCCTGGGATGTCTGATTCTGTGGATCGGCTGG
This window of the Geitlerinema sp. PCC 9228 genome carries:
- a CDS encoding ammonium transporter encodes the protein MTSIVKPKSSKSRNHRKTNRYTAASWLPRIPKKWRRLSPSLWACIPLAALIVALWSTAASAQEQELTPEYVQGVLNTIWIVVASILVIFMNAGFGMLETGFCRQKNAVNILSKNLIVFALATLIYWAVGFSFMYGQGGGFIGGGGWFLSSGDPATYGLAPFPEGLPIPVSFLFQVAFAATAATIVSGAVAERVRFSAFIVFSLLLVGISYAITGHWTWGGGWLNNVGGGFQDFAGSTIVHSVGGWAALMGAYWIGPRTGKYEDGRPQAIPGHNMSLATLGCLILWIGWFGFNPGSELAATPNVPYIAVTTNLSAAAGGVAATITSAIKDGKPDISMIINGILGGLVAITAGCDAMTYAGAAITGVIAGVLVVFAVPFFDSVLKIDDPVGAISVHLVNGAWGTIAVAFPFFTQSGSTADFLAQIIGILSIGLFTVVLSSIFWLVLKATLGIRVSEDEEKEGLDIGEHGMEAYHGFIKEASK